A single region of the Acanthopagrus latus isolate v.2019 chromosome 11, fAcaLat1.1, whole genome shotgun sequence genome encodes:
- the guk1b gene encoding guanylate kinase 1b, whose amino-acid sequence MSGPRPVVLSGPSGAGKSTLLKRLMKEHEGVFGFSVSHTTRNPRPGEENGKDYHFTTREAMQEGIDNGDFIENAEFSGNMYGTSKAAIEDVRAQNLICILDVDIQGVRRIKETDLNPIYISIQPPSMEILEKRLRDRQTETEDSLQKRLEAARIDMEQSKEPGVFDVVIINDDLERAYEELKDILNEEIQKVQESKS is encoded by the exons ATGTCAGGACCGAGGCCTGTGGTGCTGAGCGGCCCCTCCGGAGCAGGGAAGAGCACCCTGCTGAAGAGGCTGATGAAGGAACACGAGGGCGTCTTTGGATTCAGCGTGTCAC ACACAACAAGAAACCCTCGGCCAGGAGAGGAAAATGGCAAAG ACTATCACTTCACAACAAGAGAGGCCATGCAGGAGGGCATTGACAACGGAGACTTCATCGAAAACGCTGAGTTTTCCGGCAACATGTATGGAACAAG TAAAGCTGCCATTGAAGACGTGCGGGCCCAGAACCTAATCTGCATCTTAGATGTGGACATCCAGGGGGTGAGGCGGATTAAAGAGACTGATCTGAACCCCATCTACATCTCCATCCAGCCTCCCTCCATGGAAATCCTG GAAAAACGTCTGAgggacaggcagacagagacagaggacagttTACAGAAACGTCTGGAAGCAGCGCGCATTGATATGGAGCAAA GTAAGGAGCCCGGAGTGTTTGATGTTGTCATCATCAATGACGACTTAGAGAGAGCCTATGAGGAGCTGAAGGATATCCTCAATGAA GAAATCCAAAAAGTTCAGGAATCTAAGTCCTAA